The Arcobacter roscoffensis genome segment AAAATCATCAGTTTTTTCAATAGTAGCTTTAAATGGATATAAATTAACACATACTAAATCAATACCTTCAACACCTAATTCTTTTGCTTGATCTAAGTGTGATTGTTTATCTCTTCTATGTAAGATACCACCATGAATATATGGATTTAAAGTTTTAACTCTACCTTCAAAACACTCTGGAAATTTAGTAACTTCATTTGCTTCAATTACTGCAATTCCAGCTTCTTTTAATTTATTATAAGTACCACCTGTTGAAATAATCTCATAACCTAAAGATACTAGCTCTTTTGCAAAGTTTTCAACACCACTTTTATCACTTACAGATATTAATGCTCTCATTTAAATTTTTCCTTGTTAACTTGTAAATATTAATAAAATAAAAAAGCCAGACTCTAAATAGAGTCTGGCTTTAGGCTTGTTTGACTATAAGTCTTGCTCGATTACTTGCTTAAACTTATTGAAATAAACATCAGACATATCATCTAACTCTTTAGAAATGTCATTGATTGAGAACTTATCAGTACCAACAGTACCAATTTTATTACACTCAATACCTTGTGCAGATGCTACAGCTTCAAATGCAGCTGCATTTTCAGGAGAAACTTCTACTATAGCTCTTGATAAAGACTCAGCAAAAATATCTTTTGAATCATTTAAAGAGATATTTGCTTCAAGTCCTTTTTTACCAACTACAGCCATTTTAGCTAAAGCAATAGCAATACCACCAACATTAACATCTTTAGCAGCTTTTACTAAACCATCTTTGTTAGCTTCAATTACAGTATTCCATAAAGAAAGTTCTTTTTTGAAATCAACTTCAGGGTGAGCACCAGCTACTTGCCCATACATTTTTTTCATATATAAAGATCCACCAAATTCAGCTTTAGTTTCACCTAGTAAATAAACTATATTTCCTTCTTTTTGGAAAGAAGATGGAACTACTTTATTTGCATCATCATTTACACCAACCATTGCAATTGCAGGAGTTGGGAATACACCAACACCATTTGTTTCGTTATATAATGATACATTTCCACCAATTACAGGTGTATTAAGTTCAGCACAAGCTTTTTTAATACCTTCACAAGCTTGAGCAAATTGCCACATAACCTCTGGGTTTTGTGGGTTTCCAAAGTTAAGACAATCAGTAATAGCTTTTGGAGTAGCACCACTCATAGCTACATTTCTTCCTGATTCCATAACAGCTGCAGCAGCACCTAGTTCAGGATTGATGTAACACTGTCTAGTATTACAATCAGCAGACATAGCTAAGGCTTTTCCATTTTCTTTTACTCTAATTACAGAACCGTCATTTTGACCTGGACCTTTAACAGTGTTTGTTTGAACCATTGAATCATATTGGTTATAAACCCATGATTTATCAACAACTTCCATATCTGAGAACAACTCTTCAAATACTTCTTGGTTTGATAACTCTTTATCTAAAGCAATATCTTCAATACCATCTAGGTATGCAGGCTTTTGTACAGGTCTATCTAATACAGGAGATTGTTCAGATACTGGTTGAACAGGAACTTCTGCACATTTTTCACCATGCCAGAATAATTCCATATTTCCAGTATCAGTTACTTCACCTACAACAGCAACATCTAATTCCCATTTTTCAAAAATGTCGATAATTGCTTGCTCACTACCTTTTTTAGCACAAATAAGCATTCTTTCTTGTGATTCTGAAAGCATGAAGTCATAAGGAGTCATTCCTTCTTCTCTTGCAGGAATTTTATCTAAGTGCATAATCATACCTGAGTCAGATCTTCCTGCCATTTCAAATGAAGATGAAGTAAGACCAGCAGCACCCATATCTTGAATACCGATAATTAAATCTTCTTTAAATAACTCTAAACAAGCTTCTAGTAATAGTTTTTCAGTAAATGGATCACCAACTTGAACAGTTGGTCTTTTAGATTCATTATCTTCTGTAAATGAAGCTGATGACATAACTGCACCACCAAGTCCATCTCTACCAGTTTTAGAACCAACATACATAACTGGATTTCCAATACCTTCTGCTTTACCATAGAAGATTTCATCAGCTTTTGCGATACCTAAGTTAAATGCATTTACAAGATTGTTTCCTGCATAACACTCTTCGAAGTTAGTTTGTCCACCAATAGTTGGAACTCCCATACAGTTACCGTATCCACCAATACCAGCAACAACACCTCTTAAAAGGTATCTGTGTTTTTTAGCAGTTTCACTATCACCTTCAATTCCAGCAAATTGAATTAAGTTCATAGATGCAACAGGTCTAGCACCCATTGTAAATACATCTCTCATAATTCCACCAACACCAGTAGCAGCACCTTGGTATGGTTCAATAAATGATGGGTGATTGTGTGATTCCATTTTAAATACAGCAGCATATCCATCACCGATGTCAATAACACCAGCATTTTCCCCTGGACCTTGGATAACCCATGGAGCTTTAGTTGGGAATCCTCTTAAGTATTTTGTACTAGATTTGTATGAACAATGTTCAGACCACATCGCAGAAAAGATACCAATTTCAACATGATTTGGTTCTCTTCCTAAGATTTCTTTTATATTCTCTAATTCTTCAAGTGTCAAAGAGTGAGCAAGTGCCATCTCTTCTAGGTTCATCTCTTTATTTTGCATTTTTCGCCTTAAAATATGGTTATTAAGTAAGCGTGATTATATCCAAAAAAGAGTTAAACTATGTTTTAGTCTTCAAATAAAATTTTCATTTTCCCATCAACTAACTCAATGATTAGTTCTTTATTACCTATAAACTTCAAAGTGTCACTTTTATAATATTGATTCATAAAAACTTTAAATAGTCTTTTATTTAAAGAGTTTGGATAAACATAAATATTTATATTAGAAAATCTAATAATTTTATCTTCATCTTTTGAGAAAACCCTTTTTTTGTATTTTGAAAACTCTTCTATTTGCATTCCATTATATCTTTTAAATTCATTTGAATAAAAAGATAAATAGTCATTTATCTGTGAATACTTCCAAGTTAATTTCCACTTATTAATTGAAGATAAAATAGTTGCAAGTTCATCTTTTGAAGCTTCAATAAAATCTTCTTCACTTGTAATCAAAACTGCATCTTCTAAATCTATTTTACTTTCTAAATCAAGAAGGTTTTCATTATTTAGTGCAATACAACCTCTTGTATATTCTTCTCTATCACCATTTAAGGGCATTCCATGTATCCAAATACCATGACCTTTTTTATTTTGACTTTTATCAAAATTATTTGGATAAGAAGTTACAAGAGCAAAAGGCCCATAAAACTGATCTAGATTACTTCTTTTTTTAGTTAAATCATACACACCAATGGGAGTTTTTTTATCACCTTCAAGATATTTATCTCCCTCAATCTCACCTATAATAACATCATCTTCAAAAAGTTTTGAAAGTTTCATATTTTTATTCTCATATAAAAATAACTTTTTTTCTTTTTTATTTGAATGTAAAATATATTTTTTACTTTCTAAATAACCAAATTTTGTATCATAATTTTTTAATGTTTCTTGCCAATAATCTTTTTTGGAAAGTTGTTTTTCAAGTTCTAACTCCACAGCAGTAATACCTTCTAATCGGTATAAATCAATTAATTTATTCGCAAAAATATTTGTAGTAAATAAAAAAGAAATTAAAAATAATAATCTAAACAAAAATAACTCCGTAATATAAATTTTTAAGTTGCGCAATTGTATAATGATACCCCTAATTTTTAAATAAAAGTGAATATATCCGTGAAAAAAATCATTATTAGTTTCTTATTTCTTATAAATTTTGTATTTGGTGCAGAAGTAAAAGAGTTGCCTTGGCCTAAAGGTGAAACATTCCTAACTTTCCTAGAAAAGTATTCAATTCCGCAAAAACTCTATTTTGATTTAGAAAAAGAAGATAAAGAGTTGTGTTCAGAAATAAGAGCTGAAAATAGATATTATTTATATGAAAATGAAAATGGAACATTAAATCAAGTTTTAATTCCAGTATCAGAAGAGATACAACTTCATATTTATAAAGATATAGATGATACATATAAATTTCAAACTTTACCAATAAATTATACTGAGTTTACAGAAACTATTATTGTTCCTATTACAAACTCTGTATCATATGATTTACAAAAAGCAACTGGAAACGCAGCAGTTTCAGCACAAATAAAAGCACTATTTAATGATGTTAACTTTAGAGGTATGCAAAAAGGTGACAATGTAGCTGTTAAATATTCTCAAAAAGTATTATTAGGAAGAGCTCATGGTCTACCTGATATAAAATCTGCTATGGTAGAAGTAGCAGGGAAAAAACACTATAGATTTAAAAATGAAAAAGATGAAAAATACTACAATGAAAAAGGTGTTGGTTTTACAAAAACTTACTTCTTTAGAATTCCTCTTACATATAAAAGAATTTCAAGTCATTTTACAAAAAAAAGATGGCATCCAGTTCTTAAAAGATATAGAGCTCACTTAGGAACAGATTTCGCAGCACCAACAGGAAGAAAAATCTATGCAGCAGGTGATGGAAGAATTGAGTTTGTAGGAAGACGTGGTGGATATGGTAAGACAATTATAATTAACCATAGAAATGGATATAAAACTCTTTATGCTCACCAAAATAGATTTAACAAAAGTATGAGAAGAGGAAAAAATGTAAAAAAAGGTCAACATATTGGTTATGTTGGAAGTACAGGACTTAGTTCTGGACCACATCTACACCTTGGACTATATAAAAATGGAAGAGCTGTTAATCCTTTGAAAGTTATCAGAAAACCTGATACTAAAGGATTAAAAGGAAAATCAAAACAAACATTTATTGCTAATGCAAAACTAAAAATTGATGAAATTAATGCAAGAATTGAAAATAAAGATACAATAGAAGCAACAAGATTAGATAGAGTATCATATAAAAGTGACCTAAAAATTTAAATAAACTAAAATAGGAGTCATCATGCCTCAACATGAAGAAGTTATAATAACACAACCACAAAAGTTAATAGAAAACTTTGACTCCTTGCACCCCACAGATATTGCAAACTCTTTAAGAAAAATAGAAAAAGATAGTATAGATGATTTCTTTTTTGTTCTAAAAAAAGTACCAGACGAATTATTAGGTGAAGTTTTACTTGAACTTCCAGATAATTTAAGAGAATTAGCGTATGAAGAACTTTCTATTAAAAAACTTACAGATGCAGTTGAAGAACTTGAATCAGATGACCAAACAGACTTAATCTTAGAGCTTGAAGAAATAGATGAAGAAAAAGCAAAAGAGATTTATGATGGACTTGAAGAAGAAGATCAAAAAGATATCGATTGGCTTAAAAAATACGAAGAAGATGAAGCTGGTGCATACATGCAAACGGAGCTTTTTTCTGCGAGTCTTGATGAAACAATCGGGGATTCAGTAAAAAGGTTAAAAGAAGCTAAAGAATCTGATGAATTAGAAAATATCCATCAAGTTTTTGTAATAGATGAAAATAGAATCTTGATAGCATCAATACTTTTAGAAGATTTAATTATCTTTGATTTTAATAAAACATATGATGAGATTTTAAGAACAGATGAAAATAAGTTTAAACCCTTTAAAGTTGATGATCATGAAGATATTGATAATGTAGCAAAACAATTTGAACAATATGACTTATCAGTTGTTGCTGTTACTAGTTATCAAGGTATCTTAATGGGTAGAATTACATCAGATGATATTTTAGATGTAATTGAAGAGAATGCAACAGAACAAATGTACCAATTAGCTGGGGTAAATGATGATTTTGAACATGAAGATAAACTATCAACAACAGCTAAAAAAAGAGCACTTTGGTTATTTTTAAACCTAGGAACTGCTATTTTAGCCTCACTAGTAATTGGGATTTTTGATGAAACAATTCAAGCTTATGTTGCACTTGCTATTTTAATGCCAATAGTAGCATCAATGGGTGGAAATGCTGGTACTCAAACATTAGCCGTAATGGTTAGACAGTTAGCCCTAGGTGATATTGAACTTGAAAATGCAAAAGATGCTGTAAAAAAAGAAGTGGTCATATCTTTAATAAATGGTTTTTTATTTGCAGTAATTATGGGAATAATCGCATGGCTTTGGTTTGATACAAAACTTCTTGGATTAGTAATTGCTATGTCAATGGTAATAAATCTATTTAGTGCTGGTTTTTTTGGTGCAGCTATACCACTTGTATTAAAAAGATTTGATATAGACCCAGCTATTGGAAGTACAGTTTTACTTACAACAGTAACTGATATTGTAGGATTCTTTAGTTTCTTAATGCTTGCAAAAGTGATACTACTATAAAAGGTTCCCCTTTTATAGTAATCTTATTTATGAAAAGAGTTTTTAACTATTGATAAAAACTCATCTTTAGTTGTTTTATTTGTTTTAAATAATCCTCTTAGAGCAGATGTTACAGTAGTAGAGTTGATTTTTTGAACCCCTCTCATTTCCATACACATATGTCTTGCATCAATAATAACAGCAACACCTTTTGGTTTTAAATGATCATTTAAAGCATCACAGATTTGCTCTGTTAACTGCTCTTGAATTTGTAATCTTCTAGCAAATACATCTACAACTCTTGGAATTTTTGAAAGTCCAACAACTTTTCCATCTGGGATATAAGCTACATGAGCTTTTCCAATAATAGGAAGCATATGATGTTCACACTGAGAGTAAAATTCTATATCTTTTACCACTACCATTTCATCATTTGTTGATGTAAATAATGCTTTTTGAAGAATCTCTTTTGGATCTTGATTATAACCACCACACATAAATTCATATGCTTTTCTAACTCTACTTGGTGTATCTATTAAACCTTCTCTTGAAGAGTCTTCTCCTACATACTCTAATACTTTTTTTATTGATTCTTCAAATTCTTCTTTTGTAACCATAATAATATTCCTTTAGTTCTTCATCATACTTCCCATATCCCATATTGGTATAAAAATTGCTAATATTATCCATAAGACTAAACTTACTATGATTATTAAGAATATAGGTTCTATATATGATATAAACTTTTTCATTTTTTCATCAAATCTATTTTTGTAAATATCTTTTATTTCTTTAGATATTAAAGTTAAACTATTTGAAGCTTCGGCTGTATTAATCAAGTTTAATACTAGTGAATCAAATATATTTGCTCTTTTAAATGATAGATTGATACTCTTACCATTTTTTAATAGATTTTCAATGAGCGATATTTTATCTAAAAGGTATTTATTTCTTATTAAAGTTTTTGAGGAATTTAAAGCTTTTATAAATTCATAGTTTGATTCAAGCATTATATTTATTACTAAAAACATACGATATAACTCCATTGAAGAGTATAAATCTCTTAAAAAAAATACATCTTTAAAAATCACTTTTGACACTAAATATTCAAACTCTTTATTTTTAAAATAAATATATATTATTGAAAAAACCATACATATAAATATCAAAATCAAGTAAATAAAATAAGACATATAAATAGTATGGATATTAAATAAAATTTTAGTTGCTAAAGGTAAAGAATCATAGTTATTTATAAATATGATTTTAAATTTCGGAACAACAAAATAAAAAATAATATTTATTGATAAAAATAAAGAAATCAAAAGTATAAAAGGATACCGAATAGCTTTTGAAAACTCCTTTTTTATTTTCATTTCTTCTTTCAAAAGTATAGACATGGCATTTATATTTACTTTTACATTTCCGTTTTTTTGACATAATTTTAAAAAGGAAACAATATAAATATCTAAACGATAATCTTTAAAAATATTATCAATACTATCTAAAACTAAAAGTGCTTTTTTCAAATCATCTATAAATTTATTTAATTTTTCTTCTTTATAATTTTGAGATAATATAGACAAAG includes the following:
- the purL gene encoding phosphoribosylformylglycinamidine synthase subunit PurL translates to MQNKEMNLEEMALAHSLTLEELENIKEILGREPNHVEIGIFSAMWSEHCSYKSSTKYLRGFPTKAPWVIQGPGENAGVIDIGDGYAAVFKMESHNHPSFIEPYQGAATGVGGIMRDVFTMGARPVASMNLIQFAGIEGDSETAKKHRYLLRGVVAGIGGYGNCMGVPTIGGQTNFEECYAGNNLVNAFNLGIAKADEIFYGKAEGIGNPVMYVGSKTGRDGLGGAVMSSASFTEDNESKRPTVQVGDPFTEKLLLEACLELFKEDLIIGIQDMGAAGLTSSSFEMAGRSDSGMIMHLDKIPAREEGMTPYDFMLSESQERMLICAKKGSEQAIIDIFEKWELDVAVVGEVTDTGNMELFWHGEKCAEVPVQPVSEQSPVLDRPVQKPAYLDGIEDIALDKELSNQEVFEELFSDMEVVDKSWVYNQYDSMVQTNTVKGPGQNDGSVIRVKENGKALAMSADCNTRQCYINPELGAAAAVMESGRNVAMSGATPKAITDCLNFGNPQNPEVMWQFAQACEGIKKACAELNTPVIGGNVSLYNETNGVGVFPTPAIAMVGVNDDANKVVPSSFQKEGNIVYLLGETKAEFGGSLYMKKMYGQVAGAHPEVDFKKELSLWNTVIEANKDGLVKAAKDVNVGGIAIALAKMAVVGKKGLEANISLNDSKDIFAESLSRAIVEVSPENAAAFEAVASAQGIECNKIGTVGTDKFSINDISKELDDMSDVYFNKFKQVIEQDL
- a CDS encoding L,D-transpeptidase family protein produces the protein MFRLLFLISFLFTTNIFANKLIDLYRLEGITAVELELEKQLSKKDYWQETLKNYDTKFGYLESKKYILHSNKKEKKLFLYENKNMKLSKLFEDDVIIGEIEGDKYLEGDKKTPIGVYDLTKKRSNLDQFYGPFALVTSYPNNFDKSQNKKGHGIWIHGMPLNGDREEYTRGCIALNNENLLDLESKIDLEDAVLITSEEDFIEASKDELATILSSINKWKLTWKYSQINDYLSFYSNEFKRYNGMQIEEFSKYKKRVFSKDEDKIIRFSNINIYVYPNSLNKRLFKVFMNQYYKSDTLKFIGNKELIIELVDGKMKILFED
- a CDS encoding peptidoglycan DD-metalloendopeptidase family protein, with the translated sequence MKKIIISFLFLINFVFGAEVKELPWPKGETFLTFLEKYSIPQKLYFDLEKEDKELCSEIRAENRYYLYENENGTLNQVLIPVSEEIQLHIYKDIDDTYKFQTLPINYTEFTETIIVPITNSVSYDLQKATGNAAVSAQIKALFNDVNFRGMQKGDNVAVKYSQKVLLGRAHGLPDIKSAMVEVAGKKHYRFKNEKDEKYYNEKGVGFTKTYFFRIPLTYKRISSHFTKKRWHPVLKRYRAHLGTDFAAPTGRKIYAAGDGRIEFVGRRGGYGKTIIINHRNGYKTLYAHQNRFNKSMRRGKNVKKGQHIGYVGSTGLSSGPHLHLGLYKNGRAVNPLKVIRKPDTKGLKGKSKQTFIANAKLKIDEINARIENKDTIEATRLDRVSYKSDLKI
- the mgtE gene encoding magnesium transporter; the encoded protein is MPQHEEVIITQPQKLIENFDSLHPTDIANSLRKIEKDSIDDFFFVLKKVPDELLGEVLLELPDNLRELAYEELSIKKLTDAVEELESDDQTDLILELEEIDEEKAKEIYDGLEEEDQKDIDWLKKYEEDEAGAYMQTELFSASLDETIGDSVKRLKEAKESDELENIHQVFVIDENRILIASILLEDLIIFDFNKTYDEILRTDENKFKPFKVDDHEDIDNVAKQFEQYDLSVVAVTSYQGILMGRITSDDILDVIEENATEQMYQLAGVNDDFEHEDKLSTTAKKRALWLFLNLGTAILASLVIGIFDETIQAYVALAILMPIVASMGGNAGTQTLAVMVRQLALGDIELENAKDAVKKEVVISLINGFLFAVIMGIIAWLWFDTKLLGLVIAMSMVINLFSAGFFGAAIPLVLKRFDIDPAIGSTVLLTTVTDIVGFFSFLMLAKVILL
- the folE gene encoding GTP cyclohydrolase I FolE → MVTKEEFEESIKKVLEYVGEDSSREGLIDTPSRVRKAYEFMCGGYNQDPKEILQKALFTSTNDEMVVVKDIEFYSQCEHHMLPIIGKAHVAYIPDGKVVGLSKIPRVVDVFARRLQIQEQLTEQICDALNDHLKPKGVAVIIDARHMCMEMRGVQKINSTTVTSALRGLFKTNKTTKDEFLSIVKNSFHK
- a CDS encoding type II secretion system F family protein, encoding MKKYKITYQDENRVKTKIIESSNLKEEKLPSKILTIKPLSEKKDFNIFKSKIKIDKKLLISIFYELNIMLQANLMLNDALSILSQNYKEEKLNKFIDDLKKALLVLDSIDNIFKDYRLDIYIVSFLKLCQKNGNVKVNINAMSILLKEEMKIKKEFSKAIRYPFILLISLFLSINIIFYFVVPKFKIIFINNYDSLPLATKILFNIHTIYMSYFIYLILIFICMVFSIIYIYFKNKEFEYLVSKVIFKDVFFLRDLYSSMELYRMFLVINIMLESNYEFIKALNSSKTLIRNKYLLDKISLIENLLKNGKSINLSFKRANIFDSLVLNLINTAEASNSLTLISKEIKDIYKNRFDEKMKKFISYIEPIFLIIIVSLVLWIILAIFIPIWDMGSMMKN